A region of Daphnia carinata strain CSIRO-1 chromosome 10, CSIRO_AGI_Dcar_HiC_V3, whole genome shotgun sequence DNA encodes the following proteins:
- the LOC130701052 gene encoding E3 ubiquitin-protein ligase NRDP1-like isoform X2 — protein sequence MGIEINRFQGEVDEELLCPICSSVLENPLQAPHCEHAFCSACIHEWLSRQPTCPVDRQNITPPQLRPVPRILRNLLYRLQLTCDNSVYGCTAILKLDALESHVQECEFNPKRPVPCELGCGLVVPKDELKEHNCVRELRSLMQAQQSKLVEVQAEVAESKFQMGEQKRELQLLKDYMLAMRNANPSLRILADQMEADEVRRWAETLPKARVLRWGGMISTPDTVLQAMIKRALSESGCPPHIIQDLMENAHERRWPTGLSSLEIRQLNRRQYESYVCRRIPGKQAVAVMACDNGHMNPDMILEPGLIMIFAHGVE from the exons ATGGGGATTGAAATCAACAGATTTCAAGGTGAAGTAGATGAGGAACTGTTGTGTCCAATTTGTTCCTCCGTTCTCGAAAATCCGTTACAG GCACCACATTGTGAGCATGCATTTTGCTCTGCATGTATTCATGAATGGCTTTCAAGACAACCAACTTGTCCTGTTGACAGACAAAACATAACACCCCCTCAGCTAAGACCTGTGCCACGGATACTTCGTAATCTCCTGTATAG GCTACAACTCACTTGCGATAACTCTGTTTATGGATGCACAGCAATATTGAAGTTAGATGCCCTAGAGTCTCACGTACAAGAATGTGAATTCAACCCTAAGAGACCTGTACCATGTGAACTTGGCTGTGGGCTAGTAGTGCCAAAAGATGAATTGAAA GAACACAACTGCGTGAGAGAGCTGAGATCACTGATGCAGGCTCAGCAATCGAAACTAGTTGAAGTGCAGGCTGAAGTAGCCGAAAGCAAATTTCAGATGGGAGAACAAAAACGAGAACTTCAACTCTTAAAGGACTACATGCTAGCCATGCGAAATGCCAATCCATCCTTAAGGATCTTAGCAGATCAGATGGAAGCCGACGAAGTGCGACGCTGGGCGGAAACACTTCCCAAAGCCCGGGTCCTCCGTTGGGGCGGCATGATCTCGACCCCTGACACGGTGCTACAG gCAATGATCAAGAGAGCACTTTCCGAATCGGGTTGTCCTCCTCACATAATTCAAGATCTGATGGAAAACGCTCACGAAAGGAGATGGCCGACGGGACTGTCTTCCTTGGAAATACGCCAACTTAACCGACGTCAATACGAGTCGTACGTCTGCAGAAGGATCCCGGGAAAGCAAGCCGTGGCCGTCATGGCCTGCGACAACGGACACATGAATCCGGACATGATACTAGAGCCCGGTCTCATCATGATTTTTGCTCACGGAGTAGAGTGA
- the LOC130701052 gene encoding E3 ubiquitin-protein ligase NRDP1-like isoform X1, translated as MGIEINRFQGEVDEELLCPICSSVLENPLQAPHCEHAFCSACIHEWLSRQPTCPVDRQNITPPQLRPVPRILRNLLYRLQLTCDNSVYGCTAILKLDALESHVQECEFNPKRPVPCELGCGLVVPKDELKEHNCVRELRSLMQAQQSKLVEVQAEVAESKFQMGEQKRELQLLKDYMLAMRNANPSLRILADQMEADEVRRWAETLPKARVLRWGGMISTPDTVLQLQAMIKRALSESGCPPHIIQDLMENAHERRWPTGLSSLEIRQLNRRQYESYVCRRIPGKQAVAVMACDNGHMNPDMILEPGLIMIFAHGVE; from the exons ATGGGGATTGAAATCAACAGATTTCAAGGTGAAGTAGATGAGGAACTGTTGTGTCCAATTTGTTCCTCCGTTCTCGAAAATCCGTTACAG GCACCACATTGTGAGCATGCATTTTGCTCTGCATGTATTCATGAATGGCTTTCAAGACAACCAACTTGTCCTGTTGACAGACAAAACATAACACCCCCTCAGCTAAGACCTGTGCCACGGATACTTCGTAATCTCCTGTATAG GCTACAACTCACTTGCGATAACTCTGTTTATGGATGCACAGCAATATTGAAGTTAGATGCCCTAGAGTCTCACGTACAAGAATGTGAATTCAACCCTAAGAGACCTGTACCATGTGAACTTGGCTGTGGGCTAGTAGTGCCAAAAGATGAATTGAAA GAACACAACTGCGTGAGAGAGCTGAGATCACTGATGCAGGCTCAGCAATCGAAACTAGTTGAAGTGCAGGCTGAAGTAGCCGAAAGCAAATTTCAGATGGGAGAACAAAAACGAGAACTTCAACTCTTAAAGGACTACATGCTAGCCATGCGAAATGCCAATCCATCCTTAAGGATCTTAGCAGATCAGATGGAAGCCGACGAAGTGCGACGCTGGGCGGAAACACTTCCCAAAGCCCGGGTCCTCCGTTGGGGCGGCATGATCTCGACCCCTGACACGGTGCTACAG ttgcaggCAATGATCAAGAGAGCACTTTCCGAATCGGGTTGTCCTCCTCACATAATTCAAGATCTGATGGAAAACGCTCACGAAAGGAGATGGCCGACGGGACTGTCTTCCTTGGAAATACGCCAACTTAACCGACGTCAATACGAGTCGTACGTCTGCAGAAGGATCCCGGGAAAGCAAGCCGTGGCCGTCATGGCCTGCGACAACGGACACATGAATCCGGACATGATACTAGAGCCCGGTCTCATCATGATTTTTGCTCACGGAGTAGAGTGA
- the LOC130701060 gene encoding uncharacterized protein LOC130701060 isoform X1, protein MHLKMLKVTIILATMAAALAMPQRYRPFGGAYGRPQGGFGQGGYGQPGYYQGGYAQPGFHQGGIAQPGALAGVGSGTGAGAGTGNAGPGGVSASGVGISSAQNGGFGTSSGTGTANLNTFTGEAGATGTGDGSSGGAGLLGAFGRPQGGFGQPGFNQGGYAQPGFQQGGYAQPGFQQGGYAQPGFQQGGVAQPNFAGFPGFGGSGTGSGAGTGSAGPGGVSASGVGISSAQNGGFGTGSGSGSASLNTYTGEATATGEGDGSSFGK, encoded by the exons ATGCacttgaaaatgttgaag GTTACAATTATCCTCGCTACTATGGCTGCAGCGTTGGCTATGCCTCAGCGGTACCGTCCCTTCGGTGGTGCCTATGGGCGTCCGCAAGGCGGATTCGGGCAAGGTGGATACGGCCAGCCTGGTTACTATCAAGGCGGATATGCACAGCCAGGATTCCATCAAGGTGGCATAGCTCAGCCAGGTGCATTAG CCGGTGTGGGTTCTGGAACAGGAGCCGGAGCTGGAACTGGTAACGCTGGCCCTGGAGGAGTTTCCGCATCAGGC GTGGGAATTTCCAGCGCTCAGAATGGAGGGTTTGGTACGTCTTCGGGCACTGGAACAGCCAACCTCAACACTTTCACAGGAGAAGCTGGAGCGACAGGCACTGGTGACGGAAGCAGTGGTGGTGCTGGTCTATTAGGTGCATTCGGTCGTCCGCAGGGCGGGTTTGGCCAGCCCGGTTTCAATCAAGGTGGATACGCTCAGCCAGGCTTCCAGCAAGGCGGATACGCTCAGCCAGGCTTCCAGCAAGGCGGATACGCTCAACCAGGCTTCCAGCAGGGTGGCGTTGCTCAGCCCAATTTCGCAGGATTTCCAGGTTTCG GTGGTTCTGGAACCGGCTCGGGAGCTGGAACAGGTAGTGCTGGACCAGGAGGAGTATCAGCATCCGGC gTTGGTATTTCGAGCGCGCAGAACGGCGGATTTGGCACGGGCTCCGGAAGCGGATCGGCTTCCCTCAACACCTACACCGGTGAAGCAACAGCGACCGGCGAGGGTGATGGAAGCAgttttggaaaataa
- the LOC130701072 gene encoding putative per-hexamer repeat protein 5 gives MNKMITITLCAVLAVVTARPQVFQATGTGSGFGTGGNPLFGNGAAPLLGGAGVLPVQPGGQLAFPGLNFGTGSGAGAGTGSAGPGGVSASGVGIASAQDGGAATGSGTGTAALDLLSGQAAATGTGSGSSVGK, from the exons atgaacaag ATGATTACCATCACGCTGTGCGCTGTTCTCGCTGTGGTTACTGCTCGTCCTCAAGTGTTCCAAG CAACTGGAACTGGCTCAGGCTTTGGAACTGGTGGTAATCCTTTGTTTGGAAATGGAGCTGCTCCTCTTTTAGGTGGGGCTGGAGTTCTCCCAGTACAGCCAGGTGGCCAACTAGCTTTCCCTGGTTTGAATT TTGGTACGGGATCCGGAGCTGGAGCTGGAACGGGTAGCGCTGGTCCTGGAGGAGTGTCAGCTTCAGGG GTTGGCATTGCGAGCGCACAGGACGGCGGGGCTGCAACTGGATCTGGAACAGGCACGGCCGCTTTGGATCTCCTAAGTGGACAAGCAGCAGCAACTGGTACTGGCAGCGGTAGCAGCGTCGGAAAATAA
- the LOC130701043 gene encoding uncharacterized protein LOC130701043, whose product MISTTSVGPRSATQRKRQRLDQLVGRIAHLVGSAPIGRITSSANSSGCGGPVGRNKNRNGHNNNNNGIRNSSLRNNNNNSGEGEVENIDQRGGRICVSLSEEEEEEEDDDDDDDDEEEEEEHEDEEEEDEEDEGLPVSVSMESSVGSGESPSPQQQALMSRLRVRGNLRHIHHQHLHPHQHSGGQVFSFDHVVPSVMSAAICSSQRSAIKTQSDEEGEEEVFSPGLGLTPSFSDRLTLSPCSQSSTTVDSPSGISFSPLSFAAEPPTNDDPSAAAANAFSRTRSLTASEATPLNLSTCGVRDRGQNHHFYQAVTPPHASSSPFHHSISGLVGQPLRPAAAGVSGSGSSLLLDVVEPSNRRRARSDSDLCNDTADRLAAGAESLHHHVTTSAAPASWVLTPAMTAASPRPQSVSGNGGNAGHGHHQQMSRLEHLRPPPLMVSLKRNSSDSTDSWSPLFGQQESPVDLSVRSGSSVSSDSPNQTSTNTSTASVSSSELLSAFSSPLSGGLETPPPSQMTVTSSRLGKSRGSRLKVLTRSLSLSQYLSAEYLSSSVDLSGPDSETVSPIMAAPLLLPGVGHLPGATTAAAFGCDICGQIFDQHDRLVKHLMSRHKLPVQLQRATPTLLNNGGSGPAAAGAAGPGPVTDSGVVVKGYQCDVCQRPFARSDMLTRHMRLHTGLKPYTCRICGQVFSRSDHLSTHQRTHTGEKPYRCPQCSYAACRRDMITRHLRTHTRSEDLDLGHVSDPRCKDSG is encoded by the coding sequence ATGATCTCCACCACGTCCGTCGGGCCAAGGTCGGCGACGCAGCGCAAACGCCAAAGATTGGATCAGCTGGTCGGCAGAATTGCTCACTTGGTCGGCAGTGCTCCCATTGGTAGGATCACGAGTAGCGCTAATAGTAGTGGTTGTGGTGGTCCGGTCGGAAGGAACAAGAACCGCAACggccacaacaacaacaacaacggcatTCGTAACAGTAGCTtacgcaacaacaacaacaacagtggTGAGGGCGAGGTCGAGAACATCGACCAGCGTGGTGGACGCATTTGCGTCAGTCTctccgaagaagaagaagaagaagaagacgacgacgacgacgacgacgacgaagaagaagaagaagaacacgaggacgaagaagaggaggacgaagaagacgaaggatTGCCCGTCTCCGTCAGCATGGAGTCTTCCGTTGGCAGTGGCGAGTCTCCTTCTCCTCAGCAACAAGCTTTGATGTCGCGTCTGCGAGTGCGGGGCAATCTCCGGCACATCCACCATCAGCACCTGCATCCGCACCAGCACAGCGGGGGTCAAGTGTTCAGCTTCGACCACGTCGTGCCATCAGTCATGTCGGCGGCCATCTGCTCGTCTCAGAGGAGCGCCATCAAGACGCAGAGCGACGAGGAAGGCGAAGAGGAGGTCTTCAGTCCCGGACTGGGCCTGACGCCGTCCTTCTCCGACCGGCTGACGCTCAGTCCGTGCAGCCAGAGCAGCACCACCGTCGACTCGCCCAGTGGCATCTCTTTCAGCCCGCTGAGCTTCGCAGCCGAACCGCCGACCAACGACGACCCGTCGGCGGCGGCCGCCAACGCGTTTAGCCGCACTCGATCGCTCACGGCGTCGGAAGCGACGCCCCTCAACTTGTCGACGTGCGGAGTCAGGGATCGAGGGCAGAATCACCATTTCTACCAGGCCGTCACTCCGCCGCACGCGTCCAGCTCGCCGTTTCATCATTCCATTAGCGGCCTGGTGGGTCAACCTCTGCGTCCGGCAGCCGCCGGCGTTTCTGGCAGCGGCTCTTCGTTGCTGCTGGACGTGGTGGAGCCGTCGAATCGGAGACGGGCCAGGTCCGATTCCGACTTGTGTAACGATACGGCCGATCGGCTAGCGGCCGGTGCCGAGTCCCTGCATCATCACGTGACGACGTCGGCCGCTCCGGCTTCGTGGGTCTTGACGCCGGCCATGACAGCCGCGTCCCCCCGCCCTCAGTCGGTCAGCGGGAACGGCGGCAATGCTGGACATGGCCACCACCAACAGATGAGCCGGTTGGAGCATTTGCGCCCTCCGCCGCTGATGGTCTCGCTCAAGCGCAATTCTTCCGACTCGACCGACAGCTGGTCGCCGCTTTTCGGACAACAAGAGTCGCCCGTCGACTTGTCGGTCCGTTCCGGCAGCAGCGTCAGCTCAGACAGCCCGAACCAGACGAGTACCAACACGAGCACGGCTTCCGTCTCGTCTTCCGAACTCCTGTCGGCCTTTTCGTCCCCACTTTCCGGCGGACTGGAGACGCCCCCTCCATCGCAGATGACGGTGACATCGTCGCGTCTGGGCAAGTCGCGCGGGTCGCGGCTCAAGGTGTTGACGAGGAGCCTCTCTCTGTCGCAGTATCTCTCGGCCGAGTATTTGTCCTCATCCGTCGACCTGTCCGGACCGGACAGCGAGACCGTCTCGCCCATCATGGCCGCTCCTCTTTTGCTGCCGGGCGTCGGCCATCTTCCGGGCGCAACGACGGCGGCCGCGTTCGGCTGCGACATTTGCGGCCAAATTTTCGACCAACACGATCGACTCGTGAAACATTTGATGTCGCGTCACAAGTTGCCCGTTCAGCTGCAGCGGGCAACGCCGACGTTGCTCAATAATGGCGGCAGTGGCCCGGCAGCTGCCGGCGCAGCTGGGCCCGGTCCGGTCACCGACTCTGGCGTCGTGGTCAAGGGTTACCAGTGCGACGTTTGCCAAAGGCCGTTTGCCCGCAGCGATATGCTGACTCGTCACATGCGTCTGCACACAGGACTCAAGCCGTACACATGTCGGATTTGCGGCCAGGTGTTTTCACGCTCGGACCATCTCAGCACTCACCAGAGGACGCACACGGGAGAGAAGCCCTACCGCTGCCCGCAGTGCTCCTACGCCGCCTGTCGCCGGGATATGATTACGCGGCATCTTAGGACGCACACCCGCAGCGAAGATTTGGACTTGGGCCACGTTTCCGATCCGCGATGCAAAGATTCCggttaa
- the LOC130701078 gene encoding uncharacterized protein LOC130701078: MTKISAILILSLLLAICSAKPAPQFGGFGGFFGGSGTGAGAGTGNAGPGGVSASGIAISSAQNGGFGTASGSGTAFSSPFGLAGATGTGHGFSFGK, translated from the exons ATGACTAAG ATTTCCGCCATATTGATTTTGTCCCTGTTGCTAGCAATTTGTTCTGCTAAACCAGCTCCTCAGTTCGGTGGATTTGGTGGATTTTTCG GCGGCAGTGGaactggtgctggagctggaaCAGGCAACGCAGGGCCTGGCGGAGTTTCTGCATCTGGAATCGCCATTTCCAGCGCTCAGAATGGCGGTTTTGGCACTGCTAGTGGAAGTGGAACTGCTTTCTCCAGTCCCTTTGGCCTAGCAGGAGCCACTGGGACAGGCCATGGATTCAGCTTTGGAAAATAA
- the LOC130701074 gene encoding uncharacterized protein LOC130701074 isoform X2, with protein sequence MYKVTLTLALLLAVALARPQFGGFQQPGFGGFQQPGFGFPGGGTGSGAGAGTGNAGPGGVSASGVGISSAQNGGVGTGSGTGTAHLNVFTGQAGATGQGSGSSAGK encoded by the exons ATGTACAAG GTTACTTTGACTCTTGCTCTTCTCCTGGCTGTTGCCTTGGCCAGGCCACAGTTTGGTGGATTCCAGCAGCCAGGTTTTGGTGGGTTCCAACAGCCAGGCTTTGGATTCCCAGG AGGTGGTACTGGAAGTGGTGCTGGAGCCGGAACTGGTAATGCTGGGCCAGGAGGAGTTTCTGCATCAGGA GTTGGCATTTCAAGCGCACAGAACGGTGGAGTCGGTACTGGTTCCGGTACTGGAACAGCTCACCTCAACGTTTTCACAGGCCAGGCTGGAGCAACTGGCCAAGGAAGTGGAAGCAGTGCCGGTAAATAA
- the LOC130701060 gene encoding spidroin-1-like isoform X2, whose translation MHLKMLKVTIILATMAAALAMPQRYRPFGGAYGRPQGGFGQGGYGQPGYYQGGYAQPGFHQGGIAQPGALAGVGSGTGAGAGTGNAGPGGVSASGVGISSAQNGGFGTSSGTGTANLNTFTGEAGATGTGDGSSGGAGLLGAFGRPQGGFGQPGFNQGGYAQPGFQQGGYAQPGFQQGGYAQPGFQQGGVAQPNFAGFPGFGGSGTGSGAGTGSAGPGGVSASGVGISSASNGGLATGTGTGTASLNAFTGQASATGQGSGSSVGK comes from the exons ATGCacttgaaaatgttgaag GTTACAATTATCCTCGCTACTATGGCTGCAGCGTTGGCTATGCCTCAGCGGTACCGTCCCTTCGGTGGTGCCTATGGGCGTCCGCAAGGCGGATTCGGGCAAGGTGGATACGGCCAGCCTGGTTACTATCAAGGCGGATATGCACAGCCAGGATTCCATCAAGGTGGCATAGCTCAGCCAGGTGCATTAG CCGGTGTGGGTTCTGGAACAGGAGCCGGAGCTGGAACTGGTAACGCTGGCCCTGGAGGAGTTTCCGCATCAGGC GTGGGAATTTCCAGCGCTCAGAATGGAGGGTTTGGTACGTCTTCGGGCACTGGAACAGCCAACCTCAACACTTTCACAGGAGAAGCTGGAGCGACAGGCACTGGTGACGGAAGCAGTGGTGGTGCTGGTCTATTAGGTGCATTCGGTCGTCCGCAGGGCGGGTTTGGCCAGCCCGGTTTCAATCAAGGTGGATACGCTCAGCCAGGCTTCCAGCAAGGCGGATACGCTCAGCCAGGCTTCCAGCAAGGCGGATACGCTCAACCAGGCTTCCAGCAGGGTGGCGTTGCTCAGCCCAATTTCGCAGGATTTCCAGGTTTCG GTGGTTCTGGAACCGGCTCGGGAGCTGGAACAGGTAGTGCTGGACCAGGAGGAGTATCAGCATCCGGC GTCGGCATCTCGAGTGCTTCGAACGGAGGACTCGCCACAGGTACCGGTACTGGAACTGCGTCGCTTAACGCCTTTACAGGCCAAGCTTCAGCAACTGGCCAAGGAAGTGGAAGCAGTGTTGGAAAATAA
- the LOC130701060 gene encoding uncharacterized protein LOC130701060 isoform X4, translating into MHLKMLKVTIILATMAAALAMPQRYRPFGGAYGRPQGGFGQGGYGQPGYYQGGYAQPGFHQGGIAQPGALAGVGSGTGAGAGTGNAGPGGVSASGVGISSAQNGGFGTSSGTGTANLNTFTGEAGATGTGDGSSGGAGLLGAFGRPQGGFGQPGFNQGGYAQPGFQQGGYAQPGFQQGGYAQPGFQQGGVAQPNFAGFPGFGGSGTGSGAGTGSAGPGGVSASGVGISSAQGGGFGTGSGTGTAHLNLFSGQAGATGQGSGSSAGK; encoded by the exons ATGCacttgaaaatgttgaag GTTACAATTATCCTCGCTACTATGGCTGCAGCGTTGGCTATGCCTCAGCGGTACCGTCCCTTCGGTGGTGCCTATGGGCGTCCGCAAGGCGGATTCGGGCAAGGTGGATACGGCCAGCCTGGTTACTATCAAGGCGGATATGCACAGCCAGGATTCCATCAAGGTGGCATAGCTCAGCCAGGTGCATTAG CCGGTGTGGGTTCTGGAACAGGAGCCGGAGCTGGAACTGGTAACGCTGGCCCTGGAGGAGTTTCCGCATCAGGC GTGGGAATTTCCAGCGCTCAGAATGGAGGGTTTGGTACGTCTTCGGGCACTGGAACAGCCAACCTCAACACTTTCACAGGAGAAGCTGGAGCGACAGGCACTGGTGACGGAAGCAGTGGTGGTGCTGGTCTATTAGGTGCATTCGGTCGTCCGCAGGGCGGGTTTGGCCAGCCCGGTTTCAATCAAGGTGGATACGCTCAGCCAGGCTTCCAGCAAGGCGGATACGCTCAGCCAGGCTTCCAGCAAGGCGGATACGCTCAACCAGGCTTCCAGCAGGGTGGCGTTGCTCAGCCCAATTTCGCAGGATTTCCAGGTTTCG GTGGTTCTGGAACCGGCTCGGGAGCTGGAACAGGTAGTGCTGGACCAGGAGGAGTATCAGCATCCGGC GTTGGCATCTCGAGCGCACAGGGCGGCGGATTCGGCACTGGTTCCGGCACTGGAACCGCCCACCTCAACCTCTTCTCTGGTCAAGCTGGAGCCACTGGTCAAGGAAGCGGAAGCAGCGCCGGAAAATAA
- the LOC130701076 gene encoding uncharacterized protein LOC130701076 → MNKVTFILALMVAVAVAMPQRPFRPRPGGFQQPGFGGFNNFGGSGTGAGAGTGSAGPGGVSASGVGISSAQNGGFGTGSGSGTAFIGPFGQAGATGQGTGSSAGK, encoded by the exons atgaacaag GTAACTTTTATCCTCGCCCTCATGGTGGCTGTAGCCGTGGCTATGCCTCAACGGCCATTCCGTCCACGTCCGGGTGGCTTCCAACAACCAGGGTTCGGAGGATTCAATAATTTT GGTGGTTCTGGAACCGGAGCTGGAGCAGGAACTGGTAGTGCTGGACCTGGAGGAGTATCTGCATCTGGA GTCGGTATCTCAAGTGCTCAAAACGGTGGATTCGGTACAGGTTCCGGCAGTGGAACAGCATTTATTGGTCCCTTTGGTCAGGCTGGTGCCACAGGACAGGGTACCGGAAGCAGTGCTGGGAAATAA
- the LOC130701060 gene encoding uncharacterized protein LOC130701060 isoform X3, translating into MHLKMLKVTIILATMAAALAMPQRYRPFGGAYGRPQGGFGQGGYGQPGYYQGGYAQPGFHQGGIAQPGALAGVGSGTGAGAGTGNAGPGGVSASGVGISSAQNGGFGTSSGTGTANLNTFTGEAGATGTGDGSSGGAGLLGAFGRPQGGFGQPGFNQGGYAQPGFQQGGYAQPGFQQGGYAQPGFQQGGVAQPNFAGFPGFGGSGTGSGAGTGNAGPGGVSASGVGISSAQGGGFGTGSGTGTAHLNLFSGQAGATGQGSGSSAGK; encoded by the exons ATGCacttgaaaatgttgaag GTTACAATTATCCTCGCTACTATGGCTGCAGCGTTGGCTATGCCTCAGCGGTACCGTCCCTTCGGTGGTGCCTATGGGCGTCCGCAAGGCGGATTCGGGCAAGGTGGATACGGCCAGCCTGGTTACTATCAAGGCGGATATGCACAGCCAGGATTCCATCAAGGTGGCATAGCTCAGCCAGGTGCATTAG CCGGTGTGGGTTCTGGAACAGGAGCCGGAGCTGGAACTGGTAACGCTGGCCCTGGAGGAGTTTCCGCATCAGGC GTGGGAATTTCCAGCGCTCAGAATGGAGGGTTTGGTACGTCTTCGGGCACTGGAACAGCCAACCTCAACACTTTCACAGGAGAAGCTGGAGCGACAGGCACTGGTGACGGAAGCAGTGGTGGTGCTGGTCTATTAGGTGCATTCGGTCGTCCGCAGGGCGGGTTTGGCCAGCCCGGTTTCAATCAAGGTGGATACGCTCAGCCAGGCTTCCAGCAAGGCGGATACGCTCAGCCAGGCTTCCAGCAAGGCGGATACGCTCAACCAGGCTTCCAGCAGGGTGGCGTTGCTCAGCCCAATTTCGCAGGATTTCCAGGTTTCG GTGGTTCTGGAACCGGCTCG GGAGCTGGAACTGGTAACGCTGGACCCGGAGGAGTATCTGCATCAGGC GTTGGCATCTCGAGCGCACAGGGCGGCGGATTCGGCACTGGTTCCGGCACTGGAACCGCCCACCTCAACCTCTTCTCTGGTCAAGCTGGAGCCACTGGTCAAGGAAGCGGAAGCAGCGCCGGAAAATAA
- the LOC130701074 gene encoding uncharacterized protein LOC130701074 isoform X1, translating into MYKVTLTLALLLAVALARPQFGGFQQPGFGGFQQPGFGFPGFGGTGSGAGAGTGNAGPGGVSASGVGISSAQNGGVGTGSGTGTAHLNVFTGQAGATGQGSGSSAGK; encoded by the exons ATGTACAAG GTTACTTTGACTCTTGCTCTTCTCCTGGCTGTTGCCTTGGCCAGGCCACAGTTTGGTGGATTCCAGCAGCCAGGTTTTGGTGGGTTCCAACAGCCAGGCTTTGGATTCCCAGGcttcg GTGGTACTGGAAGTGGTGCTGGAGCCGGAACTGGTAATGCTGGGCCAGGAGGAGTTTCTGCATCAGGA GTTGGCATTTCAAGCGCACAGAACGGTGGAGTCGGTACTGGTTCCGGTACTGGAACAGCTCACCTCAACGTTTTCACAGGCCAGGCTGGAGCAACTGGCCAAGGAAGTGGAAGCAGTGCCGGTAAATAA